The genomic stretch ATTAGCTCTGCAGAGTTATAATTTCCTTGGTAATTGTAATTCTGTTTAGATATGACTTTTGGTTGCTTATGCAATGATGATACACTATAATCCCAGCTCTATGAATACTTCCCTCTGTGGGTTGTTTGATCTCAGTTAAACGTTATAGTTATATCTGAGTATACCATGTTTCTACCATTTGGCTTGAAGGAACATTTTATCTGTCTTGGTTTTTCTCTAGTAGAAGCATTTtgtgttgatttttttttgcaatgaTGATACTATTACCCAGCTCATTATGAGACATCCCTCTGTGGGTAGTCGTGATATGAACTTTTCTTTTGTATCTGAGCTCAATATATAAATTTTCTTTGTTACCTTCAATTATAACATTATAGGATCTTCAATTTTTTGGTAAATGAACACAGCTTATGTTGTGGttacttatgcagtgatgatacaCTATAATCCCAGCTCTATGAAAACTTCCCTTTGTGGGTCGTTTGTGATATGGACTAAGCGTTATAGTTATGTCTGAGCATTCTAATGTAAATGTATTTCACTTTGAAATCCTTCATCGGGTTGTTCTGGGATTGATTCTTACTTGCAAATGTGTGCATCTGCAGATCCTCTTGAGGGGACCCAAGAATGCCCGTGAGGCAGTGAGGCACTTTGGCAAGGCTCCTGGTGTGCCGCACAGCCACACCAAGCCGTATGTGCGCTCCAAGGGCAGGAAGTTTGAGAAGGCTCGTGGTAGGAGGAACAGCCGTGGCTTCAAGGTCTGAGTTAGTCGCTGTTTGCGTCGTGGGACTGTTGTTCTGTTTGAGCAATTGACAGTAATTAGTAAAGTACTTTGTACTGAGAGTAGCCCCTGTGTTGGAATGATATTTTGCAAGATTCTTATCTGTCAACTGTTTTTGAGTTTGAGCATGAAACAATATTTTGTTGCAACCTGTGGTCGCTTGAATTCCTCTCTTGGCAATGGTGAATGGTGAATCCTTGTCTCGAATGCGCCATATTCATCATACTCCTTCCGTTCCAAAAATAATGttctagatttgtctaaattttgatGTACTGGTACACACTTAAATGTGTCTAGATGAAATTTAGTCAAATATGTGACATCCTTTTTGGATGGAGATTTAAGTGAATGGGCACTTAGAATTGTCTATGCGAGCTTCGGTGGCTACTAAATCCTTGTCTCATCTTATTTCGTAATCGATGTCCATTCTTCATTCTATGACCTTGGCAGGATTGATTTTAAAAGCCTACCATTTTTCAACAATTTTGCAGAACTGCACcactttttatatttttttgcatAACAACACCACTTTACATTCTAATTAAGAAATCAGTGTCCATGCTCAGAGAACTCATTCGTGGAGATAGCCGGATTATTATTTCTACGACTCTACTGATTTGACAAAGTGCAACTCTATTATTTCTAAAAATAAGCTCTGTACCTGATGAGATGCTCCTGAGATCCTTGCCGACCCTATTCGTGGATGAGATGCTCCTGAGATCCTTGCCGACCTGATGGCAACTCTATTCGTGGCTGCAGATTGTAATTCTATTCCTGAGTAATAAAGCTCCTGGTCTTCATTGCAAAACCACAAATAAAAGACAGCATGTAACACAATGTTTCTGCACGAACAAAAAAAATGCAGCCAACATAAACTGCAATCAATGTTTCTGCAAGAACAAAAAATGCAGCCAACATAAACTGCAATCACATGGACAAAAAGAAATAGGTGGCAGACATCTGTTAAAACGTTGGATGTTTTCTGATCCACTTGTAAGATCAATGCTTTCTGGTTCATGTTCATGAATTACACTTGCAGCTAACTGACATCTTGCAGGAATTTACCACAAGGTATTTGCCTAAATGTATGTATCAGCTTTTGCCTCCCTAACAAGACCCCTCATGCACAACACAACACCCCTCTAATGCCTCCAATAAGGGCAAGCCACTATTTCCGGACTCACCCAATCACCCCCACAGCTCAACTCAATTCATCAGGAGCTATCAGTTCCGGTCACAAAACAGGGTCCCTGACCCCCTTCCCGTCAGTCAAGGTTGCCTGCGCGTTCCTGCATCTCACTCACGCAATCGACTGGTAGCGGGCTCTAGGGACCCTTGTATCGCCATCCATTATTGATATGCTGTGAGCATCAGCGCCAGGGCCTCTACCTCCTTGGTTTGGTTGTAAAGGTGACGGCATCATTCTTCGGGGATTCACGTTCTGTTTCCTGCTGGGCGTGCCTAGTCTCACAAAGAACGTCGCGGTGCAGCCCTTCCCTTTGCCTTCGCTTTCGAGCCAGATATCCCCCTGCATTAGGCTCACGAATCTGATGGAACAGAACGGAGAGAGCAGACACTCGGTTAGCACAGTGCTCACATGGTTTCAGGGTGAAAAGGAATGCACACAAACTATTTTCTCTTGATATACCTTCTGGAGAGGGCCAGGCCCAACCCATTTCCGGTGTGACGTTTCGCTGTTGCATTTTCACTGTGTGCAAATTTTCTGAAGTTGTGAGCCATATCCTCCGGTATAATTCCACAGCCGGTGTCTTTTACCTACATGAGAATATGGCATTAGGCCATGTGTTATCATTAACCCTGCACTAGTTTGGTATGTTTGCTCCTTCGTTTTTACAGTAGTTCGTacatgctcatatccaacttcatAGCATCAAAGGGGGATCTCAATTCCAATGTGCGGATACAAAAATCTAGAATCATTTTCCCACCATTGGATTTTTCTAGTCGTACTACAATCCGATATTTGCGGTATGCTTAAATTAATTTTTCAACATAAGAATGTGAAGAAACCATCCATCAGGGTCCAAATCATTATTTTTCTCTTCAGGGTATCACCTCAATCAACGTCTCTTTGGAATGATAATGTCTACCATTTAGGAACACCTCTAACTAATGATTCGTTCAAGGGTACACTGCTGCATCAACTTACAGGGCATCGGCAAGCAAATACTAGAAAGGAATGGTGACATACTGACATGTATTGTGTATCTGTGTGAACACTAGGCAGATTGAGGAATTAAGAGAAAATGAGTGAGTGAATGTCCAAAAGCAAACCTGAACAACCAAGTAGAATGACCCATCCGAGGGAACTGGATGGACGTTAGGAGCATATGGGTCCCTCAAAGAATCTGGCCTGGCTATAGAAGCTGCAATTGAAATGTGACCCTCCTTTGTGAACTTAACGGAGTTGCCAGCAATAtttaacaatatttgcatgaatcGCTTGCGATCGCCAATTGCACATGCAGGTAAGTCTGGAGCCAAGGAAACCATTACTGAGAGCTTTTTGCATGCAGCCACTGGCTTAATCAAATTAACCACCTACAAGATGAATTAAATGAGTCAACCTAAAATACATCAGGAAATTCTCCCCTCCTTTTTAAGCAACATAATAGCAAACTCTAAATAATGAAACAGCTATCAGGGCACTTACATCTGTAAAGGTGGCATGCAGATTAAAAGGTGCAATCTCTAGCTCAAGGCTTCCATTCCCAAgcttggaaatgtccaaaacatCATTTGTAAGAGTTGCTAGAAAATCACTACTCTTTAGTATTGTCTCAATCATTAGGCGCTGTTCAGCCGTAAGAACTGTTTCTAAAAGAAGGGAGGATAAAGACACGATTGCTTTCATAGGAGTCCGTGTTTCATGGTTCATCACAGCAAGAAAATCATTACGAGCACATATAGCCATTTCCACCTCTCTACGTGCCGCATCAAGGGCAATATTTTGCTCCATTAGTAGATCACGTGCCCTCATGGACTCTTCCAAAATGGCGGCATGAGACAGTGCAACTGCCACCTAATGAGAAATGAGCCAACTGGTCATGATCTTTATAATAGCAAGACATGAAAAATAGTGCAATCTACTTATGAAGAAATCAATTACACAGAAAATTAACTAATAACTGAAATTGGAGAAAGGTTTACAGGTAATATTACATAATGCACAATCAAAGAAGAAGTTAGCTGGTTATACAGGGTacatttctttaataaagaaaccGAAGTATCAATGAGATATCAGACAATAGAACTACTTCCAATCTTAGGGATGCATACAAGTGCTGAATGGCTTTTCTAGAGCCCGTCGGCAATAAAGAAGCCTAACGCAACATGGCTTTCAAGAAAAATAGTTGCACAGTTCAAACCATAACAAAATGATTTGCTAGCTTAGTTAACTGGAACTTCAATTAACGAATTCTCTTGCCCGCAAATTTCTTTTTAACGAATTCTCttcaaaaccaaagaaaaaagttatacatttatccatgaaccattaaggaaaacttgcacaAAGTAGAACAAACAAAGACATAAAAGCAGCCCTATAGGATTCTAAACCTTGTAATATTAGATGCCAGACATAGTTTACAAGACAAGCACAATGGTGATTACTGATCACATGTATAGAAGAACGAATAGATATGAAGCTGATAACTACCTGATCAGCAACAACTTCAACAAGCTCCAGTTCATGGGTGCGCCATTTTCTTGCACTGTCTGGAGGCAGCATCAAAACCATTACAGCGAAGCTTTTTGCAGATAGCTCAGGCCAATCATTTATTTCGAAATTTCTAAGGTGCAGCAGTGGAACACGGACAGCTACGACCTCTGGTGGCACATACCTGCTTGTGTCAGCCTTTATTGAAGCCAACGGGGAAGTATGTGGGATGCTTTCCGCATGGTTACTATTAAAAACCTTTGAAACAACCGGAAGATTGGTAGGAACAACTAAGCCAAGGGGAGCAGTGTTATGGATTGTATGTGACAAGTGAAGGGCTGTTCCAGAGCGGGATGGCATCCAAAGGGCACATTCTGCTAATCCAAGAGTCCTTCCCAACTCAACAAGTGTAGTTCTCAAAATTGTGTGTCTGTCAAGTGTACTCCTTATCTCATGTGTGAGCATGTGGACATGTCTCCCTGTCTCCTCCTGTGTTCTTATAATCCCCATCTCTTTGTCAAGCTCCTCATTCTTATCCTTCAGGTACCTCTCCCTCAATTTGACGCTCAATAAATCAGGAATTATGTGCACAAGCATCAATGCTGTTATGCATGAAACAACCGCTGTCGCGGCTTTTGACACTGTCATTACAACCGCTATAGTCTTGGAATACGTGCTGAAGGTCCACAAATTTATGAGGTGTGTTGCCCCACAAAGAACAATGAAGGCGCCAAACTGTATGAGCACCCACCGGTAAGGGAAGAACGATGACTTCTTGACAAAGTATATGAGCTCCAAAGGAATCGAGAAGTACGCAATTGCAATAAAGAAGTCGGATATGTACTGATACTTCACAAGGAGATCATCTGCCTGCCATAGTGGCTCGATGCAATCACATCCATCCATCCGTTAACAGCGAAAAGTGTTACCGGAGAGCTGCACTTCTGAAACAAGCGCCACCAGTCCCACCTGTGACAATGAAACATCAAACTTTTACTTCACTTGATTTTCTATATTTTGCAGGGATTTTACTTAACTTGATTAACAAATAATTCCACAAAAAACATGAAGAGAAAGCAGCTCTCAAACTACAGCTATAGCTGTGTTAAAAAAAACTGCAGCTATAGTATGTTAGACTGGCCGAAGCTACGCGGCATCAGCAAGCTTATGACAGTTTGTAGTCGGGCTAAGTAACAAAAAATACCGTGAAGACTAGCACGagatggaaaaaagaaaaaacagacgGCATTCGTAAGATTAGCAATCACATCGACATACACAGAGAATGCTATCCAATAAGTTCTAGTTGGTGATAGTGGCAGATCACCGTCTCCATCTGTCGCTCCCACCACACAGAAGAACCTAAGATATCTCAGAACAAGCAGACCCCTAACATCCTCGGCCTCCAAGTCCATTGCTAACAGGAAACATCAACTATGTCACCAAAAGAACAACACTAACTTCAACTCTCAATAAAGACAATAGTGAAAACGATTACCATTTCATAAAAGTAATACCCACAAGCTCTAGATACACTCTAACCCTGAAATCTAACTATGTACTATCCATGGAACACCCAAATCAATGTCAAATTACTTGAACCTAAACTGAGGTCTGAGAAGATGAGAAATCATTGCCAGAGAGCCAGTCCATGGCACAAACTCTTACCTTGACCCAACCCAAATTGAAACAGTTGCATGGCCAGTTATTTGTCAAATTATTTGAGATTCAAGGAACTGCTTGAGGCTGAGAAATTACCTGAACAAAGTACTTCAGCTCCTCTCGTTTCTTTGCCCGCTCTACTCTGCTCTGGTCTGCCGCCGCACGCCTTGCCTGCCCGCGGTGCCACGACCTGCCGTCGTGCGTCTGGCTTGACCAGACCAACACGACGCGGCAAGCTGGATGACCGCAGAgcaagaagaagaatccaccGCAACAACAGCAGGGGAAAACGGAGGCAGCTCTTGTAGCTACTCGCCCAGCCGGGGGAAACCGCAGCGATCGCGAGCAACGCCGCGCGCTCGCGCCGGAACCAAGAACAGCACCACGGCGCCGGCGGGACCAAGAAACGACCAATCGAAGCGAGAGGTGCTCACGTGTTGACCTTAGCCCACGGTAGGAGAGGGATGGGAGATTGGGAGGCGACTCGATCTGCTGCTGCGCGCCCCTGTGCCGTAGCTGCTGCCGCGATTGTTGGAATGCGGAGAGAGATTGGACCGGAGGGGATGTCTCTGGAGCTGCAAGTGACCAGAAAAAAGCGCCCTTTTGGTTTCTGTTGGATGTGAAAGCGGGGACGCGACACCCCGCCGTTAATTGCTGCAACTTGGAACTTGGCTAAAAAGAATGATGGTGTACTGACACCTTTCCTCTCAGTTCCTTAGTTTAGTTGGATTTTGTGCAAGATTTTGTTCACATATAATAATATTTTATATGATTCTGTGCaagattttctcactattttgATACAAAGCCGTTGTTTCAAGTTTCAACTTGCAAAAAGAAAATCTGGTGTTTGTTGCACATGTTTAGGTTTATTCGAGCAAACTACATAGTGAAGATGTCCGTGGTAGTTTCGTTAATCTCAAAACTCAGCTCACCAGATTAATTTTTTAGACTTAGTTTGTTTAGAGATATTCATAATAGTTGGATATGGGTGCTTTTATGAGTCTGATTGTATATACGCATTTGCGAGCGTACGTgtatgtgtttcgcaaaaaaactaCATTAGGCATGCATCTTTGTTTAGCATACAAAACAATCAGTACAAGATCTTCTTGCTATTTTGATGCATTTTGTAGCCAAGTTGCACGCTTCCTTTGCATGATTAGGTTCACCTAATATGAGCTAAAGATCAACGTTTCCAAAGTCACCTACACAAATAATTCCATATATGTTTTCATATAGTTTCTTTCTCATTTCAGCAATACTGAGATCCAACCATATATATGCAATAAAGACAGAgactattactccctccgatttagTATAATCGCAGAAGAAAGTACTACTGCTTCGTTGCACCATGATTAGATCGATAATAGAAGACATATACGAATGATCTTTTCTCTACGAAAAAGAAATCCTTGTTGAAAACGATAGGGGAGGCTGGATGCAGTGCACCTGCTGGCCTGGATGCATGGACATGTGAGAGAGACGACTTGACCGGTAGAGAGGGGAGAGAGAATGCTTGTGTAGGCCACGCTGGTGTGTGGTGCGTTGCACTTGCTCATGCGTCTTCCCCATGCGTTGCACTTTATGTGGATAAAAACAAATACAAACTCAACAACCGGGGAGACCACGAACCATATTGTTTATGTTCCTTCTCTCGTACCATGATAATTTATTTTGGAGGATATCTATGTTCATTGTCTCGTGTGAAATTTTCCCCTTTTCTCGACGATTTATTACATAGGAAAGCGCATGTCGATTATAGAGCTCGTTTTTGGAaactttaaaaaattaaaatttgaagcTTCAAAAAGTTTCAATCAAATACCACAATAGagacagaaactcaattcggctcccgggtgcgtatgatccctctaccataaaaacatatttccaagtgttaaaaaaacttgacaaaaaaaatttacatgtacatctccataatatatgtgtattcgtcaagtttcacaaaaaaatgatattttttgtagtctaagcgaaaaagagaaaattttatcttgtgacaagtctttgtttcagcaccgaattttgtcttttttacacacgccacgtgacatgtcgatttttcatgaaacgactttgtgagcgcgtagaacatgaagatgtacgtgcaaaatttttgtttcaattttttcgacattttaaaatgtgtctaacatgtatttcaaaataaagggagcatatgatctcatgtgccaaaacatcactccccaatAGAGACAATGATCTAACTAGACGTGTATAAATTTTTGATATGAAATACCTTATATTCTATCCTCAGTAAAGTGATAAAAATGGAGATTTGCAACATAAAAGTGTCATTTCTCACCTAGCTAACGTTATTTTGAAAACTATGATTTTCTTGCAGTATCAACTCCAAGACAAGGGAAAAGGAGGGTATGTGCTGGATGCTTAATGAACTCCGCGAGATTTACACTTCCATGAGATCGTCTTCTGGCATGATGTGTTTCGGCACAGTCGGCTGTCGTCGGGCATTTcaatgccttttatctaaaaaaaaaactttccAATCTTCTAAAATTTGttcattttatttatattttttctatGCCTAAAATGCAATGTATTTCACATTAAAAATCCGGACGCTCGTACACACTTGACTACATTCAtatttgctttgttttttttaataaaaaacttTGAAATCAAGTTTTCAGTTTTTCTTAGTAATGGACTCTAGGGAGCTTGGACTCTAATAGAACTTTTCCAGCGCCTGTAGCTGTTTTTCAATTATCATTTGGTGCACTCTACAAAATCTAGATATCCTCTAATTCTAGTACTTTCTCAGGTTAAAATAATTTCTTAAAAATATGtatttagatatattttagtATGTAGATATGTTTATTTTTAGACAATTATTTTAAATCGGAGGGAGTAAGCTTTTTTTTCATTCCAAGTATAAAAGTATAAGCAAACAAATCTTGAAAATACAAAAGTTCTCCTAGCTAGAAAGTCGTTTCATAGCTGATGCAGTTTTagggagaaaattacaaaaaaaaacatcGCACTTAGTGTTAGGATTCTAAAAACCCACTTTTATTTTGATCACAAAAAGGGACGACCTCATTTTAACATTTCACAAAAAACATGCACTTAAATATAGTTTCCGATTGGCTGACCCTACTCAACTGGCTGGCCCTACAGTTAAGCTCAAGTTGCACAACTTTGGTGGAAAGTAACAAACTACTTCCACCAAAGCCTCTCCATGTCCCTCAAATCCATTGACAAATCCGCAAAAAAATCGATCCACCTAGTCGATGTCATCGGCCAGGCACGCCACCAGCCGCCACACCCAGGTTCCCGCCGCCCCAACCTCCAACAAGTACACCTTACTCGCGGCCTCCCCTGTTTGGCGGGCATTGCCCCTAACTTCCAACGTGCGTCGCCATCGGCCTCCCTTACTCTGTGTGCGTTCATATTTTCAGCGTTCCTTTGTTGTCCCCGAGCCTAGGAAACCACCCTAGTGGCTTGACCTCGACCCTGCACACCTCGAATGCCAATCTACGAGCTAGTGCGACAACCGAATCGTTGACCTCTCAGTTGACCAAAGTGAGCCCCCTCGACATCTCTTCATGGCGCGTGGGACGACAATGTAGAGGTCGCACCCCTGAGCGGCTGAGGCCTGCGACCTAGACGCAGCGCGCGTCGCACGACACAACTAACCACACACATGGTCGTGACGGGTGGGTCCattagaaaattacaaaaaacacCCTTAGTTGTTGCTGCTAAGACTTTGCTTGGTGAGCTACACGCGTGTGCGACCCTAGCGTATCCACGGGCTGGAGGCCTACATCGAGTTGATCCATTCGGTCGAGAGCTCCTATACGCCACGCGGTGGTCGACACCATGCCCTGCCAGCTGCCGCACACCCCATTTCCGCTTTTCAGACATGCCCATATACCTTGGCTGGTTTTTTCTATGTGGTTTCTCGATTTTTTAGCCCGCATTCTAGATTTTGGTCTGGTTTTCTCGTTTTCGAAAAGTGTCCaaacattttcaaaattcaaacaaatttgaaatctaaacattttttaatctagattttttttaaataaattttttcaaaatctgaatattttgcaaatttgaataaaattttaaattaaacatttctaaaattcaaacattttttgagaaaatgaacaattttaaaatttaaacattttttatttgAATACTTTATATTGTGTAAATTTTCtaatttaaatattttaaatttaataTTTTTTGAAATCTGCATATTTTTAACTTTAAACTGTTTTTAACCttaatattttttaattattcaaagaataaagaaaaaaatCAGCGTCTAACTGGGCCGGCGCGCGGTAAGCGGCGCCTGGTGGGCATATAGGGGTTGCCCATTCGGTCTTCCTCGTGAGTCGTGACCATGTCATTGGCAGGAAAATCTATGTGCTGGGCCTACCAGAGTTTCAAGTCCAGATCCATTACAGCCCGTCAATCTCAATACCAGCCCATGGAGGCCCGAATTGTCCAAGGCCCAGCCACCAGAGCCGACCTAGAGAaagcagaggaagaggaagagaataACGCAACGCAAAGCTGAGGGAGAGAATGGCGATGGCGAGGAGGAGGGTCCTAGCGCTCGCGTCCCAGCTCCTCCACCGGCGGCGTCTCCCCAGCCCGCGCTTCCTCTCCTCGGCGGCCGCCGGCGCCCTCGACCGCCTCGGCTCGCCGCCTTTCGCGCGCTCGGCGGCGTCCCGGAAccccgcccctccttccccatgGGATCGGTTCGGAGGTTAGATTTCGCCGCCTCCCTTCTCTTCTGTCGGTGTCGAATTTGGCGGTCCGAGGTTCCGGTCCCAGGGAGGTTGGGTCCTTGGATTGGGTGCTTGTGAAGATGTGATTTCTTTTAATGGTCGTGTAGCGAATTAGTTCACCACGCGGCAGGTTGATTTTTTTCCGTCTGAGCGACGACACGTTCTTGTTCATAGCATCAATGTTCTGTGCTTATTTACTGCGCAATTGCATTCTACATTTTGAGCTAAAATGGGCTTCGGTTAGGCGGTCTTGTTCTTCCGATAGATGGCCTGATTACCCGCGTGTATATTTTGGTGTCGGTGTCTGTTTCATGTTTCATTGATTGCGTAAATTTTGCCATGGGCAGGGCAGAAGAGGACCATGTTCATCCAGACGCAGTCGACGCCCAACCCGCAGTCGCTCATGTTCCATCCTGGGAAGCCGGTTATGGAGGTTGGGAGCTCTGATTTCCCTAATGCTCGCACCGCGATGACATCTCCTTTGGCGAAGGCGCTGTTTGCGATCGAGGGTACGTCATGCCTGCCCACCTGCTGTAGTCATCTAATTGTGTTATTTTATCTTTCAGTTCAATATACCAGTCTTTGCAGCAAGCAACCTCTTGCTACTGATTTAATTTGGGACCTTTGGGTTAAGTCTTATATGGCCCCACGAAGTGTCCATGACTTGTGAGCCTTGGGGTAtataaggtttttttttttgtaagggCAACAACAAAATTGAGTTGGGAGAACAGATCTAGTTAATCTAACAATTTTTTGGTGTTAATGCTTAACTATTCCTTCTGTTAAATTAACCAATCAACTCTATTGTGTTGATCTTTGGTTGTTAATCTAAAAAGCGTAGCTACTATAGTTGTAATTCAAAATTTGTAAGTGGCTTGCAAACTAGAGAGAGCTATACACAAATTAGCAACCCAAGTAAGCACTAGTATGGTGAAAATGCAAGCAACCATTTGGGTCGGAAGTAAAGTAGGGGTACCTGAATACAGTAAACTCGTGAAACATAAGTGGGTGATCTATTGAACATAATTGGGCAATCGACATGATAACTTCATGCAGGAGGCATGGAGCTGGGTAAAGATGAAGAATATCATGTGAAAGAACACGTAGTTGGAATGGTTGATAGGGCAAAAGGAAGTCATTCCAAAAGCAAGAATCCTGATTGTATCTTGAATTATGATAGGCAACATCGGTTTGGAGCTGGTTATTTATTTTTGCAAAATGCCTCACCATGACACGGATCTGCAACGCTACCATATTGCTTAACAGCGATGGCTTCTTGCAAATTAGCATGTAAAAATCCAAATACTTCAGGTTCAAGCTTAGTTTGGCATCGCGGTGGCCTATAACACttcaaaattattaattgtttgaaGTAGCTTTTTTGGATCTATAACAAGTACTCTCTCTTTTCACTAGTATAAGATGGTTTAGGTGTTCTCGAAAATGCATGTATCCAGCTGCCTTTCAGTGTACAGGTTCATTCATTTCCGTCTGTATCTAGTCACATTGAAATGgaaatatctaaaacatcttatgATAGTTAATGGAGGGAGTAACTACTAAAATTGGTATATCTGTATATTGAATATTTCACAGCACATCTGTTATTGGTCCCAACTCCCAAGTTTTCTTTACCTTTTCCTTCAGTGAAATTTTCAATTTTGACATGATCTTGACTGGATAAAATTTCTATGCAGGAGTTACCAGGGTATTCTTTGGATCTGATTTTGTTACTGTGACGAAATCAGATGAAACTTCTTGGGATTATCTTAAGCCTGAGGTCTTTGCTGCAATAATGGATTTCTACTCATCTGGGCAGCCACTCTTTCTGGATGCAAATACCGCAGCTGCTAAGGACACAGCAATTCATGAGGTATCCATGCACATTCTCTATATTTTCGTGCTTTGTTTCTCCAGCTTTGTTCTTCTGTGGCATGTTAAGTATAAGCGGTTTTGGTTTTGTGCAAGATATAAGCATGCAATACTAGATAAGCATCTTAAACTATGATAGGAACATGTAGCATGCATTTGCAAATATTTATGCAAGTTATTCGACTTCAAAAGAAGTAGCTTAGCAGACGATTAATCTAGTTATTTTTGTAATTGTTCCTGGGAAAATATTGGTTGACAGCTTAAGTTTGAATGTAGTATTGTCCGGAGATGTGGAGTACTGTCTACTGCTTCTACCTTGTGGTGACCAGATAGAAAGATACCACTATCTGCCTCTAAATTCATCCCACCACAACAGCTCTGAATAGTCTTAATCAACTTGCAATTTTGTAAATCTATGCTGCTACCTATGTCCAGAATGTTGACAGCGTTATTTATGTGTGACATGAAGGTAGTTAGCAGTATCCTTGGCACAAATTTTTTTCCTTCGGGgagatgcaaaataataacatttTGTCATGAATAATTGAATAACTGCGCTCGAGGTTCTAAATCTTCAATGCATTGCGTGTTAAAGGATGATTCAGAAATAGTTGCAATGATAAAAGAATTGTTGGAGACTCGCATTCGGCCAGCTGTTCAAGATGATGGTGGTGACATTGAATACCGAGGATTTGATCCGTTAGTCTCTCCCTCCTTATCTGCTTCTTATGTATTGTACTATTTCAAGAAATTTGACTACAGTGTC from Lolium rigidum isolate FL_2022 chromosome 4, APGP_CSIRO_Lrig_0.1, whole genome shotgun sequence encodes the following:
- the LOC124707912 gene encoding probable ethylene response sensor 2, which encodes MDGCDCIEPLWQADDLLVKYQYISDFFIAIAYFSIPLELIYFVKKSSFFPYRWVLIQFGAFIVLCGATHLINLWTFSTYSKTIAVVMTVSKAATAVVSCITALMLVHIIPDLLSVKLRERYLKDKNEELDKEMGIIRTQEETGRHVHMLTHEIRSTLDRHTILRTTLVELGRTLGLAECALWMPSRSGTALHLSHTIHNTAPLGLVVPTNLPVVSKVFNSNHAESIPHTSPLASIKADTSRYVPPEVVAVRVPLLHLRNFEINDWPELSAKSFAVMVLMLPPDSARKWRTHELELVEVVADQVAVALSHAAILEESMRARDLLMEQNIALDAARREVEMAICARNDFLAVMNHETRTPMKAIVSLSSLLLETVLTAEQRLMIETILKSSDFLATLTNDVLDISKLGNGSLELEIAPFNLHATFTDVVNLIKPVAACKKLSVMVSLAPDLPACAIGDRKRFMQILLNIAGNSVKFTKEGHISIAASIARPDSLRDPYAPNVHPVPSDGSFYLVVQVKDTGCGIIPEDMAHNFRKFAHSENATAKRHTGNGLGLALSRRFVSLMQGDIWLESEGKGKGCTATFFVRLGTPSRKQNVNPRRMMPSPLQPNQGGRGPGADAHSISIMDGDTRVPRARYQSIA
- the LOC124707984 gene encoding nifU-like protein 4, mitochondrial — protein: MAMARRRVLALASQLLHRRRLPSPRFLSSAAAGALDRLGSPPFARSAASRNPAPPSPWDRFGGQKRTMFIQTQSTPNPQSLMFHPGKPVMEVGSSDFPNARTAMTSPLAKALFAIEGVTRVFFGSDFVTVTKSDETSWDYLKPEVFAAIMDFYSSGQPLFLDANTAAAKDTAIHEDDSEIVAMIKELLETRIRPAVQDDGGDIEYRGFDPETGIVKLQMQGACSGCPSSAVTLKSGIENMLMHYVPEVKGVEQEFDGDEESELATQTE